TGAATACACACTCGTACTTAGCGGAATGCTCCATATCAAGACCAAAGAAGGTAACTTTGATGTGAGAGCAGGACAAGCTTTTGTAGCACCGAAATATCAATGGGTACAGTACAGCTCACCTTATGAAGGTGGTGCTGAGTATATTGCAGTCTGTTTGGATGCATTCTCCGTTGAAACCGTTCACCGTGATGATCATGAGTTAAAAAAATAAGTTCAGTAATCCTTATTAAATAACTCTATGAGAATGAGTATTTAATCATTCTCCACATTGCTATGTGAATATTTTAAGATATAGTTAGGTTTTAACGAAGCTAAAACTTTTCTATATTCGCATTGCTTTTTTAGGCAATGGCACCATGGTGTAATGGATAACACGCGGGTTTCCGGAGCCTTAGATCCAGGTTCGATTCCTGGTGGTGCTACTGAACCATTGATTTTGAGACAAAAACAGCTATTTGGCCCCTCGCTAAATAGCTGTTTTTTTATGCAAATAGCTCCCACATAGCTGTATTCCAACCTTTTATGGATTTGTAATTTTCGAGGTTACAGATTCGGTTACATGCGCTTTCAGGTTACGGCTGAGGTTACGGCAGCCGATTTAGGTTACGGCAAAATTTCTGAGCAGATCATGTGACTGTTTCACCTCAATTTTTCTTACAAAACAGTCCATAGAAATGACTATTAGTTTCTGGAAAAGAGCTTCGGAAGGGAAACATGCCGGAGACAACTTTCATATTTCTTGTCGCATTTCCATTGGGAATAAGCGATCAGAAATCTCAACGGGTATTTCTGTCAAAGGAGAAGATTGGGATCAGGACAAAAAGAAAGTAAAGAAGTCTGAACCACTACATACTAGCTACAATCAGCAACTACTAATGATGGAAGCTCAATTATTCGAGATTCATCAGGAACAGTTGCGGAGAGGCAAAACAGTCACACCTGCTCTTATCTCTAAGATTTACCGCAAGGGAACTGAAGAGCCGCTTAAAATGATCGATGCCTATGATCAGCTGATTGAATATAAAATCAATATTGAGCAGCTCAGAAAGAGTACCCTTAAAAAATACTATACTTTCCGTCGGGTATTGGTGCGGTACCTGGAAGAACAAGAATATCCCAGTATGCTGGCACTTGAAGTTGTACCGGCACATGGGTTACGGATCTTTACCTGGTATGCTAAGCAAAGCACGCATGAATCACTTTTCAACAGCAAACTCTTTGTGCGTTCCATCAGTGCGGCTTTGCGATTGGCAGCTCAGAATGGGCATATTCCTTTCAATCCTTTGAGTGATTTACGCTTTCCAACAGTGAAGGGAAAGAAAACAGTCGATGCGTTAAGCAAAGAAGAGCTGAAATTGATTGAAGATTATCATCCTAAAACGGAAGATATTCGCAGAGTGCGGGACCTGTTCCTGTTTCAGTGCTATACCGGGCTCAGCTATGAGGCATTAGCCCGCTTTGAGTACGATGAGCATGTCCACCTGGAAGAAGGTATTGAATATATCATTATGACCAGGGCCAAAACAGAGCGGGACTTTGTCGTACCTTTATTCCATCCAGCCAAAACAATCCTGTTGCGGTGGGGCAAAAGATTGCCGCCTGCTTCCAACCGTCCTTCCAAGCATAAAATTTACCACAACACCAATTATAACCGCAAACTGAAAGAGCTTGCCATTGACTGTTCGATTGAACCTCAGCGCATGACGACACATATGGGAAGGCGTACTTTTGCCACTCGAATGTTGAATGATAAGGGTGTCAGTCTGGAGGTCGTTGCGGAAATGTTGGGGCATGCAGACACCCGGATTACACAGTCTCATTACGCCAAAGTGACTATCGAAAGACTGAAGTTTGAGCTTGAAAAAATGCTGGAAGAGCAGAAAAGGGACCGTTAACGTTCATTTAACAAAATATAACTAAAACACACTACTATCAGCATCCATAAAATATTTTGCTTTTTGACTTGCAAGGTCTTTTCCAGGAACTCAAAAAAGGAAAAAGTACAAGTTTAGAGGCTTCACCTAATTAACAAAGCTCACTACAAATAAACATATCAAACAATGCATATTTGATGTTTCAAACCCATTTATATTTTTACTCCCACTTAATCATCAATGATTATGAAGAGTAAGAAAATAGAAAAAATGCAATTACTTTTTTGGCTTAGGAAAGCTGGAGGAGCATCAGTAAAATCGATCATTACGTGTCGAATTACGATCAATGGTAACAGAACAGAAGTGTCAACTGGGATTAAAATATGCCCAGCATATTGGGATAAGTTGAGACAGCAGGTGAGTAAGAAACTAAAGGAGGCGGACCAGTATAATCAGCAACAGCAAGTGATGAGTTCAGAGTTGCTGAGAGTGTTTACAGAATTACGAATCAAGGAAGAAAATATAACAGCCAGAAGAGTGGGTATGGTGTACAGAAAAGGTTTTCAGAAGCCACCTACACTGCTGAATGCATACGATGACCTGATTGAGCTGAAGCAAAAGGTAGAGGGCTTGGAGCCGGTATCGCTAAAGCGTTATCACACTTTTAAGGGATTGCTGCAGAAATACCTCTCGGAGCATAAGCTATTGAGTTTGGGTGTACAGGAAATGACCATTCAGGAAGGACGAAAAATGCTGTCCTGGTATATGGATTTCCAAACACACACCTCGCTGGTGACCGCTCGACTGTTTATTGGATCAATCAGAGCGGCATTGCGTCTGGCAGTAGAGAATGGATATATGGCTTCTAACCCACTTATCCAATTAAGTTTGCCGAAGGCGAAGCGAAAGAAGATCGATGCACTAAGTGTTGCGGAGCTGCAACGACTGGAAGCCTTTCAGCCAGCAAGTGTTCCTTTGCAAAAGGTCCGAGATCTTTTCCTGTTCCAATGCTATACCGGGTTGAGCTACGAAACATTGGCCCGCTTTGACCAGCAGCAGTATATCTTCGAGCGTGATGATATACAGTTTATCCGTATGACTCGCTCCAAGACGGACCGTGATTTTGTCGTGCCGTTGTCACTGAAAGCAAAGGTAATCCTGGACCGTTGGGGAGGGCAACTTCCTGCTTCTGGTCACTTTAGAGTGAAGAAGATTTACTGTAACCAGGTTTACAACAAAAAGCTCAAGCAGGTTGCGGTACAACTGGGCATCGCTCCTGACCGTCTGACTTCCCATATGGGCAGAAGGACTTTTGCCACCCATATGGTTAACCAAAAGAAGATCAGTATGGAAGCTGTAGCGAAGATGTTGGGGCACTCGGACACAAGGATTACCCAATCGCATTATGCGGAGGTGATGCTGGAGGGGGTGATTGATGAGATGAGGAAAGTTTTGTAATATTTTTAGAAATGAGCAGATCGTAATTCATTTACGGTCTGCTCTTTTATTCTTGTAAAAAAAAGAAACACAGCAATAAGTATTGCTAAAAATTAACACACTCACAGGTATTATGTATTAACACATGGAGTCTGAAAGAGCATGCTAATCAAGAATTTTAATAAGAGTCAGGGATCATTACCTATATATTGCAAAGTTTATTGAAAAATTCGAAGGCATACTCTCATACAAATAACATGATTGATTTAACACTCATTTGATGAGATATCAAGGAATAATCCATAATTTTACTGCTTGAATTAAATAATTCGCAGATGAACCGAATAAAAGTGGTTTTAGAAGAAAAAGGTATCAAACAAACTTGGTTGGCTGAACAATTAGGAAAAAGCTATAACATGGTTAACTCCTATGCTCAAAACAGAAGACAACCTAGTATTGAAGATCTTTACAAGATTGCTGAAATATTAAATATCAGTGTTAAAGACTTATTAGTTGAACATGAGTAAAAAATTAACATTTATAGACCTTTTTGCAGGTTGTGGAGGGTTTAGTGAAGGGTTTTATCAAGAAGGATTTGAATCTGTTGTCCATGTTGATTTTGATGCCCCAGCTTGCGAAACTATCAAGGAAAGAATGCGCCATTATAATTACTCAGAGAGTTCAATAGAACAGTCAGTAATTTGTGGTGACTTGACCTCAAAAGAGGTACATAAACAAATTGACAATGTAATAGCATCTAGAGAAATTGATGTCTTAGTAGGAGGTCCACCTTGTCAATCATTTTCTTCTGTAGGAAGAGCACAGGACAAACATTCTATGCGAAATGACCCTAGAAACTATCTATTTAGATCATACTTAGAAATTTTAGAAAAACATAAGCCTAAAATATTTGTTTTCGAAAACGTTTCAGGGTTGCTTTCTGCTAAACCAAATGGGAATTATATTTTCCCAGAAATTATCGATGGCATGTCTGACTATTATTCTCTTTGTGATAATAAAAAAACTATTTTATTAAACTCTGTTCATTATGGTGTACCACAGATCAGAAAAAGAGTAATTCTAATTGGAGTAAGAAAAGATTTGAATATAGATCCTTTAGAAGTGTATCAGGCAATTGAGAAAACTCATTATTGCCCTGAAATGGAAGCCAAGAATCAAACGTTAGGTCTTAAGAAGTATCTAACTGTAAAAGATGCAATATATGATTTACCGAAGCTGTTACCGGGAGAAGGGAAGGAAGTGGTTAATCATATGGTAGAAAAAAAGAATGCTTACTTAAGTACTATTAGGCCTAATAGTGCCTCTCAGCTTTTTAATCATGTAGCTAGAAAACATAATGACCTAGATAAAGAAAGATATAGGCTGTTAAGCAAAAATAAGTGGCAGCTTAAGGATTTGGCAGAAGTCCGACCAGATTTAATTCATCATGACCCTAAACATTTTGGCAATAGATATACTGTTCAAGTAGAAGATAAACCAGGTAGAACTGTTGTAGCTCATTTATATAAGGATGGAAATTTATTTATACATCCTGATCATAAGCAAAATAGAACATTTACTGTGAGGGAGGCTGCTAGAATACAATCATTCCCAGATGATTTTAAGTTTGTAGGGTCGAGAACCAATCAATACAAACAAGTAGGGAATGCAGTACCTCCATTAATGGCAAAGCAAATAGCTAAAGCTATTAAGGAATTCATAAAATAATTTTTCACTATCATAAGTGTAAGAGGTTTACTAGAGTGGTTATGGCAAATAAAGTATATAAATTTATTGATCTATTTTGTGGTGCAGGTGGCTTTGCTAAAGGGTTTGAGATGTCTAATCAGTTTAAATGTATTGGAGGGATCGATAATAAGAAAGCAGCAGTTGAGACACATAAATTAAATTTTAAGAATTCTGTATCTGTCCATGCAGATATCAGGGAGCTCCCACCTGAGGAGTTTCATAAAATGATTAATTATCAAGATGTTGATGTAGTCATTGGAGGCCCTCCATGTCCAACTTTTAGTACAATTGGACATGCAAAGATTCAATCGGTTAATAAGGATAATGGGGGCTGTATTACTGAAGATCCTCGTAATGTTTTATTCATGGATTATTTGGAATATGTGAAGTATTTCAAACCAAAGATGTTTGTCATGGAGAATGTTCCTCAGTTTTTGACAAAATATAAAGGAAAAACATTCGAGGAGGTTAAGAGGATTATAGAGAGAGATTTACCTGATTACCACATTGTTGAGAATGTTAAGGTGTTGAATAGCGTAAACTATGGTGTTCCTCAAAGTAGAAGGAGAATGATATTGATAGGACACCTTAAGGGGTATAGTTTTAAGTATCCTACTATTACTCATTGGTATAAAGGCTCTAATTTTAATATCAATCCAAACGATGACGATATTGATATAAATAGCTTGAAGCCTCATGTAAATGTCGAAAGTGCAATATCTGATTTACCTAATATCACAGATAATTGGAGAGTGAGTATTTGTGAATACTCTAAGCATGGGGACCTTGATGATTATCAGAAATTAATGCGCCAAAATACAAATGGTACAGTAGCGAATAATATATGTAGAATGTCAAATGAGAGAGCAAAAAAAGTATTTGCTCATATGAAGCAAGGTGATATTTACATGGATTTACCAAAAGAAGTTCGTCAAATTTTACCATTTAGAGAAGATATATTTAAGGACAGATTAAAACGATTGGTTTTAAAAAATCCTTCATGGACTATTTTGGCTCATATCGGTATGGATGGTTATATGTACATCCACCCAACAGAATTGAGAACACTTTCTGTGAGAGAAGCTGCAAGAATACAATCATTTCCAGACGATTTTACTTTTGTAGGTAATCAACAAGATACTTATGTACAGGTAGGTAATGCTGTACCTCCAATTATGGCAAAAGCGATTGCAGAGAGTGTTTATGAAGGTTTAACTCATGAAAATTAGATCATAGAATGATTTATATAAGGAATATTTTTAAGCAAGATTTACGTGATGGAAAGCAGATAGCATTTACAAAAGCGATATCTAATGTTTTTTTTAATTTTGATTATCAAAAACCTGATGAAGATCGACAAATAGAGTTTAGCTTTAAAGAGCAAAAATCAGGGTTACACTACTCTAATAAAAATGGTGAAGTAATAAAAACTCGTCTATATGCCGAACGTAGTGAATCACGTATTGATGGAGAACTAAAGAGTTTTTTAAGAGAAACTTTAGATGCACAGATAGATGATATTCTTCTATTTAAGAAGAAAAAAGAGGATTCATATGAATTTGAATTTTTTCCTCAAGCCTCACCAGAGTATCAATATCTTAAAGATATTCTGAAAAAAGGGAATCATGAGATTGTGGTAAATGAAGGTAAAACTGATGAGTCTGAAAGTGACTCATCAGTTTCAGTTAGTGATGATGATTTCGATATATCATCTTTTCAATTGGCTTGTAAAGAATCTGGATTACTGTTTGAACCTCTTTTAATTAAAAGGTTTGTATCATCATTGTTGACGAAGCCTTTTGTCCTTTTAACTGGTTTGTCTGGGTCTGGAAAAACAAAGTTAGCACAATCATTTGTACAATGGATCACTAAAGATGATAGTCAATATTGTATTGTCCCTGTTGGAGCTGATTGGACAAATAGAGAACCTTTATTAGGGTATCCTAATGCATTAAATTCGGATGAATATGTTAGACCGGATAATGGGGCTTTAGATATCCTGGTAAAGGCTAGTAAGAATCCTGAGTTACCTTACTTTCTCATTTTAGATGAAATGAATTTGAGTCATGTTGAAAGGTATTTTGCAGATTTTTTAAGTGTCATGGAGTCCAAAGATGGGATATCACTACACTCAAAAGAATCAGATATCCAAGGGATCCCATCAAGTATAACGCTTCCTCCTAATTTATTTATTATTGGTACGGTTAATATTGATGAGACTACGTATATGTTTAGTCCCAAGGTATTAGACCGAGCAAATACTATTGAGTTTAGAGTAACTGAAAAAGAAATAGAAAACTTTTTTAACAACCAACAGGAAATATCATTATCGAAACTTAAATCAGAAGGTGTCTCGATGGTTACAAGTTTTTTAAAACTATCGATGAATAGACGATTTAATAATCAGGATTTGAGCGATACATATAAAGTTTTTGTAGACTTTTTTGGGGAGCTTAAAAAAGTTGGAGCCGAGTTTGGCTATAGGACTGCATCAGAAATGATACTTTTGATTAATCAACTGACAGTTGTAGATACAAAATTAAAAGAGAGTGAGAAGATAGATATTGCTGTCATGCAGAAGTTATTACCTAAACTTCATGGCTCACGCAGAAAGCTTTGTCCCGTTTTGGAAATATTGGCTAGCTTTTGTGTAGATCGTAAGGTGATTACTGATGTCGAAAAGGATATATTCAATGCAGAATCGTTTGATGAAAATAAGAAAGGAATTATGTATCCAATTTCTTTAAACAAGATATATCGAATGTATCGTGGGGCAATAGATAATGGTTTTGCTAGTTATGCTGAGGCTTAATTATGGAAGTGAGAAATAATATCGAAATAAACTTAGACTTTATTGAGAATGGACTGACACTAACAATTGATGCAAAAACTAAAAACACTCTTTTCTATGTGCCTGATGCGGCTGAAAATGGAGAGGTAGAGTATCAATTACAAGAAAGCTTTACTTATGATTATGAGTTTAATGACAATAGGTTTTCATTTTTAAAAGATATTGTTGTTCAGCCACATACACGTAAACACCATATTGGCACGATTTCACCGAATATTTATGTCGGGACACTAAGCTTATTTGTTTATAGCGATGATAAACAAGTAGGGAAAGTACTTTTAGAGGTGCAATCACTAAAATCTAGCTATCGAAGTGATTATCGTGATATGCTAGAGTTTATAACACAACAGTGTACGGATTTATTATTACAAGTTAATTCTCCTGTAACTCATAACTTTGAAACCGATTTCAATCAAGATAGTAAGTCTCTTTATCAAAAATTCACTTTTATAAGATCAATTATGGAGACAGATGAGTTTTCTGAGTCTGTACATAAAATTGTATCTGCTCCAGTGACCCAATGGAAAGAAATCACCTCAGAGAGAGACATTAGGAACGTGAGACGTTTTAAAAATTCTCATATCAAAGATCTTCTTGGAGGCTCTAAACGTACTGAATTATCTAAGTCACACTTTTTACGTAGTCGATATGGATTGAAGACAATACCGGATAAACTATATTCTAGCCGTAAGGTAGACTCAGTGGATACTCCCGAAAATCGATTTGTTAAGTTTGCTCTTGAGAGCTTCCTTATATTTTGCTCTGAAATAAATAAACGCTCAGCAAAAGATTCGAGATTATGGAAAGAGTCTTTTTTGTTAGAGAATAAACTAGAGAGTTTTTTACATCATTCTCTTTTTAAAGAAATATCATCGCCTCATACACTGAAGTTGAATAGTCCTATACTTCAACGAAAAGAAGGGTATAGAGAAATACTTAAGGTATGGTTAATGTTTGATTTAGCAACTAAGTTGGTTTGGCATGGAGGAGAGGACGTTTATGAGGGTGGAAAAAAAGATATTGCTACATTATATGAATATTGGGTATTCTTTAAGTTACTATCTTTATTTGAAGAGATATTTCAAATAAAAAAAGAAGACATATCGAATTTGATTAAGGAAACTAATGATGGGTTAAGTCTTCAATTAAAGCAAGGAAATCATACAGCCCTAAAGGGTGTTTACGATACAGGAAATCGTAAATTGAATGTTCGTTTTAACTATAATAAATCATTTAGTGGTAAGAAAGGCTATCCACTTGGAGGGAGCTGGACAACTACTATGCGCCCAGATTATACCTTATCATTTTGGCCAGAAGGCGTACCCGAAAAAAATGCCGAATTGGAAGAGTTGATAGTACATATCCACTTTGATGCAAAATATAAAATAGCAAATCTTCCAGATTTATTACATAGCTCAAGTAATGATGTATTAGAGATAGAGAAAGAAGAAAATAGAAAGGGAATTTATAAGAATGCAGATTTGCTTAAAATGCATGCCTATAAAGATGCAATTAGAAGAACAGGTGGGGCATATGTTTTATACCCTGGAGATGTGTCTGTAAATAGAAAGGGATTTCATGAGGTGATACCTGGGTTAGGGGCTTTTCCCGTTCGCCCCTCAAAATTGAATGATGGAATAGGTGAGTTAAAGTCTTTTATTTTGTCTGTTATTAACCATTTCGAGAATAGAGCTTCACAAAGGGAAAAAATCGCTTTTAGAACATTTGATATATTTAAAGACAAACCCTTTAAAGGATCTGAACTTCATGAGTCTTTACCTGAGCCATATGGAAACAATAGGCATTTATTACCGGATCAAACATACGTATTAGTTGGTTATTATAGAGAGAGTAACTATAAATGGATTATTGAAAAAGGCTTATATAATATTAGAATTGATAGTAGCAGAGGTTCTTTGAGGCTAGGACCGAGTGAAGCCGGTGCTAATTATGTATTATTGCATACGGATAGTGAAAGTGAGACAAGTAAGCTTTTTAAAATTATAGAACAAGGTCCACGCGTATTTTCAAAGCAGGAGCTTTTGAAAAATGAATATCCATCGACTCCATCACAAGATTATTATCTTGTTTATAAAATACAAAAGGTAATTGAGAGTGGACTAGAAGGTAAATCATGGGATATTAAGAAACTCCAAGAATATAAGGATGCTGGAGAATCCGCATTACCTTTTTCTGTTACTTTATCTAGGTTAATGAAAGCTAAAATAGATTAAGTTTTAGACCTCTATGAGGTTCT
This portion of the Limibacter armeniacum genome encodes:
- a CDS encoding cupin domain-containing protein translates to MAKVIAKPTVIEAAGNKIKLIEEFVGRVNTGTPEISIAKMVSPEGWEEPGQTPEFDEYTLVLSGMLHIKTKEGNFDVRAGQAFVAPKYQWVQYSSPYEGGAEYIAVCLDAFSVETVHRDDHELKK
- a CDS encoding site-specific integrase, encoding MTISFWKRASEGKHAGDNFHISCRISIGNKRSEISTGISVKGEDWDQDKKKVKKSEPLHTSYNQQLLMMEAQLFEIHQEQLRRGKTVTPALISKIYRKGTEEPLKMIDAYDQLIEYKINIEQLRKSTLKKYYTFRRVLVRYLEEQEYPSMLALEVVPAHGLRIFTWYAKQSTHESLFNSKLFVRSISAALRLAAQNGHIPFNPLSDLRFPTVKGKKTVDALSKEELKLIEDYHPKTEDIRRVRDLFLFQCYTGLSYEALARFEYDEHVHLEEGIEYIIMTRAKTERDFVVPLFHPAKTILLRWGKRLPPASNRPSKHKIYHNTNYNRKLKELAIDCSIEPQRMTTHMGRRTFATRMLNDKGVSLEVVAEMLGHADTRITQSHYAKVTIERLKFELEKMLEEQKRDR
- a CDS encoding tyrosine-type recombinase/integrase; the encoded protein is MKSKKIEKMQLLFWLRKAGGASVKSIITCRITINGNRTEVSTGIKICPAYWDKLRQQVSKKLKEADQYNQQQQVMSSELLRVFTELRIKEENITARRVGMVYRKGFQKPPTLLNAYDDLIELKQKVEGLEPVSLKRYHTFKGLLQKYLSEHKLLSLGVQEMTIQEGRKMLSWYMDFQTHTSLVTARLFIGSIRAALRLAVENGYMASNPLIQLSLPKAKRKKIDALSVAELQRLEAFQPASVPLQKVRDLFLFQCYTGLSYETLARFDQQQYIFERDDIQFIRMTRSKTDRDFVVPLSLKAKVILDRWGGQLPASGHFRVKKIYCNQVYNKKLKQVAVQLGIAPDRLTSHMGRRTFATHMVNQKKISMEAVAKMLGHSDTRITQSHYAEVMLEGVIDEMRKVL
- a CDS encoding helix-turn-helix transcriptional regulator, coding for MNRIKVVLEEKGIKQTWLAEQLGKSYNMVNSYAQNRRQPSIEDLYKIAEILNISVKDLLVEHE
- a CDS encoding DNA cytosine methyltransferase encodes the protein MSKKLTFIDLFAGCGGFSEGFYQEGFESVVHVDFDAPACETIKERMRHYNYSESSIEQSVICGDLTSKEVHKQIDNVIASREIDVLVGGPPCQSFSSVGRAQDKHSMRNDPRNYLFRSYLEILEKHKPKIFVFENVSGLLSAKPNGNYIFPEIIDGMSDYYSLCDNKKTILLNSVHYGVPQIRKRVILIGVRKDLNIDPLEVYQAIEKTHYCPEMEAKNQTLGLKKYLTVKDAIYDLPKLLPGEGKEVVNHMVEKKNAYLSTIRPNSASQLFNHVARKHNDLDKERYRLLSKNKWQLKDLAEVRPDLIHHDPKHFGNRYTVQVEDKPGRTVVAHLYKDGNLFIHPDHKQNRTFTVREAARIQSFPDDFKFVGSRTNQYKQVGNAVPPLMAKQIAKAIKEFIK
- a CDS encoding DNA cytosine methyltransferase, with product MANKVYKFIDLFCGAGGFAKGFEMSNQFKCIGGIDNKKAAVETHKLNFKNSVSVHADIRELPPEEFHKMINYQDVDVVIGGPPCPTFSTIGHAKIQSVNKDNGGCITEDPRNVLFMDYLEYVKYFKPKMFVMENVPQFLTKYKGKTFEEVKRIIERDLPDYHIVENVKVLNSVNYGVPQSRRRMILIGHLKGYSFKYPTITHWYKGSNFNINPNDDDIDINSLKPHVNVESAISDLPNITDNWRVSICEYSKHGDLDDYQKLMRQNTNGTVANNICRMSNERAKKVFAHMKQGDIYMDLPKEVRQILPFREDIFKDRLKRLVLKNPSWTILAHIGMDGYMYIHPTELRTLSVREAARIQSFPDDFTFVGNQQDTYVQVGNAVPPIMAKAIAESVYEGLTHEN
- a CDS encoding McrB family protein translates to MIYIRNIFKQDLRDGKQIAFTKAISNVFFNFDYQKPDEDRQIEFSFKEQKSGLHYSNKNGEVIKTRLYAERSESRIDGELKSFLRETLDAQIDDILLFKKKKEDSYEFEFFPQASPEYQYLKDILKKGNHEIVVNEGKTDESESDSSVSVSDDDFDISSFQLACKESGLLFEPLLIKRFVSSLLTKPFVLLTGLSGSGKTKLAQSFVQWITKDDSQYCIVPVGADWTNREPLLGYPNALNSDEYVRPDNGALDILVKASKNPELPYFLILDEMNLSHVERYFADFLSVMESKDGISLHSKESDIQGIPSSITLPPNLFIIGTVNIDETTYMFSPKVLDRANTIEFRVTEKEIENFFNNQQEISLSKLKSEGVSMVTSFLKLSMNRRFNNQDLSDTYKVFVDFFGELKKVGAEFGYRTASEMILLINQLTVVDTKLKESEKIDIAVMQKLLPKLHGSRRKLCPVLEILASFCVDRKVITDVEKDIFNAESFDENKKGIMYPISLNKIYRMYRGAIDNGFASYAEA
- a CDS encoding DUF2357 domain-containing protein, with the protein product MEVRNNIEINLDFIENGLTLTIDAKTKNTLFYVPDAAENGEVEYQLQESFTYDYEFNDNRFSFLKDIVVQPHTRKHHIGTISPNIYVGTLSLFVYSDDKQVGKVLLEVQSLKSSYRSDYRDMLEFITQQCTDLLLQVNSPVTHNFETDFNQDSKSLYQKFTFIRSIMETDEFSESVHKIVSAPVTQWKEITSERDIRNVRRFKNSHIKDLLGGSKRTELSKSHFLRSRYGLKTIPDKLYSSRKVDSVDTPENRFVKFALESFLIFCSEINKRSAKDSRLWKESFLLENKLESFLHHSLFKEISSPHTLKLNSPILQRKEGYREILKVWLMFDLATKLVWHGGEDVYEGGKKDIATLYEYWVFFKLLSLFEEIFQIKKEDISNLIKETNDGLSLQLKQGNHTALKGVYDTGNRKLNVRFNYNKSFSGKKGYPLGGSWTTTMRPDYTLSFWPEGVPEKNAELEELIVHIHFDAKYKIANLPDLLHSSSNDVLEIEKEENRKGIYKNADLLKMHAYKDAIRRTGGAYVLYPGDVSVNRKGFHEVIPGLGAFPVRPSKLNDGIGELKSFILSVINHFENRASQREKIAFRTFDIFKDKPFKGSELHESLPEPYGNNRHLLPDQTYVLVGYYRESNYKWIIEKGLYNIRIDSSRGSLRLGPSEAGANYVLLHTDSESETSKLFKIIEQGPRVFSKQELLKNEYPSTPSQDYYLVYKIQKVIESGLEGKSWDIKKLQEYKDAGESALPFSVTLSRLMKAKID